The Belonocnema kinseyi isolate 2016_QV_RU_SX_M_011 chromosome 10, B_treatae_v1, whole genome shotgun sequence genome has a window encoding:
- the LOC117181828 gene encoding RING-type E3 ubiquitin-protein ligase PPIL2, protein MGKRQHQKDKMYLTYTEWTTLYGGKKSGPEEVGEDSTFRRLPFDHCCLSLQPFEHPYCDGNGNIFELAALVPYVKQHKHNPVTGKSIDVKSLTKLNFFKNAEGQYHCPVLFKIFSKHSHIVAVKTTGNVFSYEAVEQLNIKTRNWKDLINDEPFTRKELITIQNPSDVKKFNLSSFHHIKHNLRVEDEETIRERNDPSAKLKNISNEAKASLAELERTYVARESTSEIAIAKPDKFNAAHYSTGAVAAGFTSTVMPRETVHQAAIIEEDQVRYERVKKKGYVRLITNFGSLNLELHCDLVPKTCENFIKHCQNGYYNGTKFHRSIRNYMVQGGDPTNTGKGGESIWGKPFENEFRPNLVHQGRGILSMANAGTDTNGSQFFITYRSCRDLDQKHTVFGKIVGGLDTLSAIEKIEVDNKDRPIEDIEIQATQVFVDPYEEADEQLAKERQAEIERLAQEAKKTNIKSDGTLKIYKPGIGKYVNTNDKKLEDEPSGPAPKKKKIVQSMGEFSSCESRWHCELCQKTTCG, encoded by the exons ATGGGGAAACGTCAGCATCAAAAGGATAAAAT gtATTTAACCTATACAGAGTGGACGACTCTCTATGGTGGAAAAAAATCGGGACCAGAGGAAGTCGGAGAAGATTCAACATTTCGTCGATTGCCCTTCGATCACTGCTGTTTAAGTTTACAACCTTTTGAACATCCATATTGCGATGGAAACGGGAATATTTTCGAATTAGCGGCCCTCGTTCCCTACGTAAAACAGCACAAGCACAATCCCGTAACTGGGAAATCCATTGACGTAAAATCactgacaaaattaaattttttcaaaaacgcaGAGGGCCAGTATCATTGtccagttttgtttaaaattttttctaaacattctcACATCGTCGCTGTTAAAACTACCGGCAATGTCTTCTCTTATgag gcaGTGGAACAATTAAATATAAAGACACGAAATTGGAAAGATTTGATCAACGATGAACCTTTCACGAGGAAGGAACTCATCACAATTCAAAATCCCAGTGATGTGAAGAAGTTTAATTTATCTAGTTTTCATCACATCAAGCATAATTTGAGAGTCGAGGATGAAG AAACTATTAGAGAACGAAATGATCCGAGTGCAAAGCTTAAGAATATTTCGAATGAGGCGAAAGCGAGTTTGGCTGAATTGGAAAGAACTTATGTAGCAAGGGAAAGTACGAGTGAGATTGCGATAGCGAAACCTGACAAATTTAATGCC GCACATTATTCGACTGGAGCTGTGGCTGCTGGCTTTACGTCGACAGTTATGCCGAGAGAAACTGTTCATCAAGCCGCGATTATCGAAGAGGATCAAGTGCGATATGAACGTGTTAAaaagaaag GTTACGTGAGACTGATAACAAATTTCGGATCCTTGAATTTGGAACTACATTGCGACCTTGTCCCAAAAACttgtgaaaatttcataaaacattgCCAAAATGGATACTACAATGGAACCAAATTTCACCGCTCGATACGAAATTACATG GTTCAAGGAGGAGATCCTACAAATACGGGAAAGGGAGGCGAATCTATTTGGGGAAAgccttttgaaaatgaatttagacCGAATCTTGTCCATCAAGGACGAGGAATTCTCTCAATGGCGAATGCTGGGACTGACACGAACGGATCACAATt TTTCATAACTTATCGCTCCTGTCGAGACTTGGATCAAAAGCACacagtttttggaaaaatagtcGGAGGCTTAGATACTTTGAGCGCCATCGAGAAAATAGAAGTTGACAATAAAGATCGACCCATCGAGGATATAGAGATTCAAGCCACCCAAGTATTTGTTGATCCTTACGAAGAAGCTGACGAACAATTAGCAAAAGAACGACAGGCCGAAATCGAAAGATTGGCCCAGGAAGCGaagaaaactaatattaaaaGCGACGGAACCCTGAAAATCTACAAGCCGGGCATTGGAAAATATGTTAATACCAACGATAAGAA